A genomic window from Serratia liquefaciens includes:
- the hpaA gene encoding 4-hydroxyphenylacetate catabolism regulatory protein HpaA produces the protein MQKSTGFIANIDICKEYDARYATDEVHYETFAGLAAFFGRDMQVHWHDRFFQMHFLETGKIELQLDSQHYSVQAPLFILTPPSVPHAFFTEPDSDGHVLTVRQELIWPLLERLYPGSNLALDMPGICLSLADAPQELTALSHYWALIRREFSQRLVGREQTLVLLAQAVFTLLLRNTTLEDTATSGVRGELKLFQRFNKMVDERFRDHLAVPDYAQALGVTESRLNDLCRRFANQPPKRLIFDRLLREAKRMLLFSACTVHETAYSLGFKDPAYFARFFNRLEGCSPSTYRAAQHPLS, from the coding sequence ATGCAGAAAAGTACCGGTTTTATCGCCAATATCGATATCTGCAAAGAGTACGATGCGCGTTACGCCACCGACGAAGTGCACTATGAAACCTTCGCCGGGCTGGCGGCGTTTTTTGGCCGCGATATGCAGGTGCATTGGCACGATCGGTTTTTCCAGATGCATTTTCTGGAGACCGGCAAGATTGAGCTGCAGCTGGACAGCCAGCACTATTCGGTGCAGGCGCCGCTGTTCATCCTGACGCCGCCCTCGGTGCCCCATGCGTTTTTCACCGAACCGGACAGTGACGGCCACGTGCTGACGGTACGCCAGGAGCTGATTTGGCCTTTGCTGGAACGCCTCTACCCTGGCAGCAATCTGGCGTTGGACATGCCGGGCATTTGCCTGTCGCTGGCGGATGCACCGCAGGAATTGACCGCGCTTAGCCATTACTGGGCGCTGATCCGGCGTGAGTTCAGCCAGAGGTTAGTGGGCCGCGAACAGACGCTGGTGCTGTTGGCGCAGGCGGTGTTTACCCTGCTGTTGCGCAATACCACGCTGGAGGATACCGCCACCAGCGGCGTGCGTGGCGAACTGAAGCTGTTCCAGCGTTTCAACAAGATGGTGGACGAGCGTTTTCGCGATCACCTGGCAGTGCCGGACTATGCGCAGGCGCTCGGCGTCACCGAATCGCGGCTGAACGATTTGTGCCGGCGGTTTGCCAACCAGCCCCCCAAAAGATTGATCTTCGATCGCCTGCTGCGCGAAGCCAAGCGCATGCTGCTGTTCAGTGCCTGCACGGTGCATGAAACGGCCTACAGCCTGGGTTTTAAGGATCCGGCCTATTTCGCGCGCTTCTTCAATCGTCTGGAAGGCTGTTCACCCTCGACCTACCGCGCTGCTCAACATCCCCTTTCATAA
- the hpaB gene encoding 4-hydroxyphenylacetate 3-monooxygenase, oxygenase component, protein MKPEDFRADNKRPFTGAEYLKSLQDGREIYIYGERVKDVTTHPAFRNAAASVGQLYDSLHDPVSQDRLCWNTDTGNGGYTHKFFRYARSPQEMRQQRDAIADWSRQSYGWMGRTPDYKAAFGCALGAYPEFYGQFADNARHWYKRIQETGLYFNHAIVNPPIDRHKPVNEVKDVYIQVEKETDAGIIVSGAKVVATNSALTHYNFIGFGSAQVMGDNPDFALMFVAPMDAEGVKLISRASYELVAGATGSPFDYPLSSRFDENDAILIMDHVLIPWENVLIYRDFDRCRRWSTQGGFARLFPLQACVRLAVKMDFITALLQKSLSCTGVLEFRGVQADLGEVVAWRNMFWSLSDAMCAEATQWENGAYLPDSTAMQTYRVMAPMAYTKVKHIIEKNVTSGLIYLPSSVRDMNNPEIDKYLSRYVRGSDGMDHVERIKILKLMWDAIGSEFGGRHELYEINYAGSQDEIRLQCLRNAQGSGAMNQMMEMVDKCLSDYDQHGWKVPHLHNNGDINQLDNLLK, encoded by the coding sequence ATGAAACCTGAAGACTTTCGTGCTGACAACAAACGCCCGTTCACCGGTGCTGAATACCTGAAAAGTTTGCAGGACGGCCGTGAAATTTATATCTACGGCGAACGAGTGAAAGATGTCACCACCCACCCGGCATTCCGCAATGCGGCGGCTTCGGTCGGCCAACTGTACGACTCGCTGCACGATCCGGTCAGCCAGGATCGCCTGTGCTGGAACACCGATACCGGCAACGGCGGTTACACTCACAAGTTCTTCCGCTACGCCCGCAGCCCGCAAGAGATGCGCCAGCAGCGTGATGCCATCGCCGACTGGTCACGCCAGAGCTACGGTTGGATGGGGCGCACCCCGGACTACAAGGCGGCCTTCGGTTGCGCGCTGGGGGCTTATCCCGAGTTTTATGGTCAGTTCGCTGATAACGCGCGCCACTGGTACAAACGCATTCAGGAAACCGGCCTGTACTTTAACCACGCTATCGTTAACCCACCGATTGATCGCCACAAACCAGTCAACGAAGTGAAAGACGTTTACATTCAGGTGGAGAAAGAGACCGACGCGGGCATCATCGTCAGCGGGGCCAAGGTGGTGGCGACCAACTCGGCGCTGACCCACTATAACTTTATCGGTTTCGGTTCTGCCCAGGTGATGGGGGATAACCCGGACTTCGCGCTGATGTTTGTGGCGCCGATGGATGCCGAAGGGGTGAAGCTGATTTCTCGCGCCTCCTATGAACTGGTGGCCGGCGCAACGGGATCTCCGTTCGATTATCCGCTTTCGAGCCGTTTCGATGAGAACGATGCGATCCTGATTATGGATCATGTGCTGATCCCATGGGAAAACGTGTTGATCTACCGCGATTTCGATCGTTGTCGCCGCTGGAGCACCCAAGGGGGATTCGCTCGTCTGTTCCCGCTGCAGGCCTGTGTGCGCCTGGCGGTGAAGATGGACTTTATCACCGCGCTGCTGCAAAAAAGCCTGTCCTGTACCGGCGTGCTGGAGTTCCGTGGCGTACAGGCCGATCTTGGCGAAGTGGTGGCCTGGCGCAATATGTTCTGGTCACTGAGCGATGCGATGTGCGCCGAGGCCACCCAATGGGAAAACGGCGCTTATCTGCCGGATTCCACCGCGATGCAAACTTACCGCGTGATGGCACCAATGGCCTACACCAAGGTGAAGCACATTATCGAAAAGAACGTCACCAGCGGTTTGATTTATCTGCCGTCCAGCGTGCGCGACATGAATAACCCGGAGATCGATAAATACCTTTCTCGTTACGTGCGCGGATCCGACGGTATGGATCACGTTGAACGCATCAAGATCCTCAAGCTGATGTGGGATGCGATCGGCAGCGAATTCGGCGGTCGCCACGAGCTGTATGAGATCAACTACGCCGGCAGCCAGGATGAGATCCGCCTACAGTGTCTGCGCAACGCACAGGGATCCGGCGCCATGAACCAGATGATGGAGATGGTCGACAAATGCCTGTCCGACTACGACCAGCACGGTTGGAAAGTGCCGCATCTGCATAATAATGGTGATATTAATCAGCTGGATAACTTGCTCAAGTGA
- a CDS encoding FadR/GntR family transcriptional regulator produces MPITRLENPRIYRQIADQLKRLIDNNEFPPGSRLPSERDLAQQLQVSRASVREALIALEVIGLVDVKVGNGVIVRAQTPVMTSQEPVMAQAGRDQWAEIDDELNIELDFNAELPPFSLLQTRLLIEPETAALAARHATDQELAGIREAYEQNCRDNRAGSATHPGDRLFHIRIAQASGNPAYAFIIGHLLGHRYGSMFRVLQRHYTPDDMPHRSEQEHREILAAIEARDVRGARKAMKAHLDEVIAIFARAQ; encoded by the coding sequence ATGCCGATTACCCGACTGGAAAATCCTCGTATTTACAGACAGATAGCCGACCAATTGAAACGGCTCATCGATAACAATGAATTTCCTCCCGGCAGCCGCCTGCCCTCCGAACGCGATCTGGCCCAGCAGTTACAGGTTAGCCGGGCCTCCGTTCGAGAGGCGCTGATCGCGCTGGAAGTGATTGGCCTGGTGGATGTCAAAGTCGGCAACGGGGTGATCGTCCGGGCGCAAACGCCGGTGATGACATCGCAAGAGCCGGTGATGGCCCAGGCCGGCCGGGATCAGTGGGCAGAAATCGATGATGAATTGAATATCGAGCTGGATTTTAACGCCGAGCTGCCGCCGTTCTCACTGCTGCAAACCCGCCTGTTGATCGAACCCGAAACCGCAGCACTGGCGGCGCGCCACGCCACCGATCAGGAACTGGCGGGTATCCGCGAGGCCTACGAGCAAAACTGCCGTGATAACCGCGCAGGATCGGCCACCCATCCCGGCGATCGGTTGTTCCATATCCGCATCGCACAGGCCAGCGGCAACCCGGCTTACGCCTTTATCATCGGCCACCTGCTCGGCCACCGCTACGGCAGCATGTTCCGCGTACTTCAGCGTCACTACACGCCGGATGATATGCCGCACCGTTCCGAACAGGAACACCGGGAAATTCTGGCCGCTATCGAGGCGCGTGACGTGCGTGGCGCACGCAAGGCGATGAAAGCGCATCTGGACGAAGTGATCGCCATTTTCGCCCGCGCGCAGTAG
- the hpaC gene encoding 4-hydroxyphenylacetate 3-monooxygenase, reductase component encodes MSQENEHRLLFRDAMASLSAAVNIVTTDGPAGRCGITATAVCSVTDTPPTLLVCINRNSAMNPVFQANQRLCVNVLNHEQELMARHFAGMTELSMEERFRLEEWQNGALDQPVLRNTLASLEGEIEQIQSIGTHQVYLVQIRQIRVSAGGNGLIYFKRNFHPVMHKMAALV; translated from the coding sequence ATGTCTCAGGAAAATGAACACCGTTTGCTGTTTCGCGACGCGATGGCCAGCTTGTCCGCCGCGGTGAATATCGTCACCACCGACGGCCCTGCGGGGCGCTGCGGCATTACCGCCACCGCCGTGTGCTCGGTGACCGATACGCCGCCGACGCTGCTGGTCTGCATTAACCGCAACAGTGCGATGAACCCGGTTTTCCAGGCGAATCAGCGCCTGTGCGTCAACGTGTTGAACCATGAGCAGGAGCTGATGGCACGCCACTTTGCCGGGATGACCGAACTCAGCATGGAGGAGCGTTTCCGTTTGGAGGAATGGCAGAACGGCGCGCTGGATCAACCGGTGCTGCGTAACACGTTGGCCAGTCTGGAAGGGGAGATCGAGCAGATCCAAAGCATTGGCACCCATCAGGTTTATCTGGTGCAAATTCGCCAGATCCGTGTGAGTGCGGGCGGTAACGGTCTGATCTACTTCAAACGCAACTTCCATCCGGTGATGCACAAGATGGCGGCGTTAGTCTGA
- the ampH gene encoding D-alanyl-D-alanine-carboxypeptidase/endopeptidase AmpH codes for MKNSFSASLLALSLCAAPLAAQAAAPQLASQIVDQYAEHIFYNSGATGMALVVIDGNQVVNRSFGDTKPGNNLRPRPDSLIRIASITKLMTSEVMVKMAAEGRVKLNDPLRKYAPSGAYVPAYNARQPITLLNLATHTSALPREQPGKKPPKTPVFTWPTKAQRWQWLEHANVTVPPGVRASYSNLAYDLLADALSRAAGKPYSALLKEKITAPLGMVDTTLTPSAEQCSRLMVAAAGPSACRDTTAAAGSGGVYSTPRDMQRWMQQFLTSNVSGSRKSTAASEQTMYFQRNDLVSLKGMDVPGEASALGLGWVYMAPNGELPGIIQKTGGGGGFITYMAMIPQKNVGVFVVVTRSELSKFTNMSDPVNRLVSDLATNKS; via the coding sequence TTGAAGAACTCTTTCTCCGCTTCATTGCTGGCGCTGAGCCTGTGTGCCGCTCCGCTGGCCGCGCAGGCCGCCGCCCCGCAGCTGGCTTCGCAAATCGTCGACCAATATGCCGAGCACATATTCTACAACAGCGGCGCCACCGGCATGGCGCTGGTGGTGATCGACGGCAATCAGGTGGTTAACCGCAGTTTTGGCGACACCAAACCCGGCAACAACCTGCGCCCGCGCCCGGATTCCCTGATCCGCATCGCCTCGATCACCAAGCTGATGACCAGCGAAGTGATGGTCAAAATGGCGGCGGAAGGCCGGGTCAAGCTCAACGATCCGCTGCGCAAATACGCCCCGTCGGGTGCCTACGTACCGGCTTATAACGCTCGCCAGCCGATCACCTTGCTGAACCTGGCCACCCACACCAGCGCCCTGCCGCGTGAGCAACCGGGCAAGAAACCGCCAAAAACGCCGGTGTTCACCTGGCCGACCAAAGCGCAGCGCTGGCAGTGGCTGGAGCACGCCAACGTGACGGTTCCGCCGGGCGTACGCGCCTCTTACTCCAACCTGGCGTATGACCTGCTGGCGGATGCGCTGTCACGGGCGGCAGGCAAACCTTACAGCGCCCTCCTGAAAGAAAAAATCACCGCGCCGCTCGGCATGGTCGACACCACCCTGACCCCCAGTGCCGAGCAGTGCTCACGGCTGATGGTCGCCGCAGCCGGCCCTAGCGCCTGCCGCGATACCACGGCCGCAGCCGGCAGCGGCGGCGTCTACTCCACCCCACGCGATATGCAACGCTGGATGCAACAGTTCCTCACCTCCAACGTCTCCGGCTCACGCAAATCAACCGCAGCCAGCGAGCAGACCATGTACTTCCAGCGTAACGATCTGGTTTCGCTCAAAGGGATGGATGTGCCGGGTGAAGCCAGCGCCCTGGGATTGGGCTGGGTGTATATGGCGCCGAACGGTGAACTGCCGGGGATTATTCAGAAAACCGGCGGTGGCGGCGGCTTTATTACCTATATGGCGATGATCCCGCAGAAAAACGTTGGGGTATTTGTGGTGGTAACCCGCTCGGAACTGAGTAAATTCACCAACATGAGCGATCCGGTGAACCGGCTGGTGAGTGATTTGGCGACCAACAAAAGCTAA